The window TGGTGAACTACCCCGACGCGATGACCCACGCCTCGGTGCGCGGCACCGATGCGGCGGTGCCGGTCGAGGTCGTGCGCCTGTCGGTGGGGATCGAGGACCCCGCCGACCTCATCGCCGACATCGAGCAGTCACTGCGCCTCGCCACGCGCTGAGCGGGCCGCCGAGCGGATCCGGAGATCAGACCATCGCCCCGCGGGCGAGCCGGATCTCCCGGCGCCCGGCTGTGCTGGCGGCCCACCCGGAACGGATGACGCGCAGCGCGTCGCGCACGAGCTCGATCCCGTCGTCGTAGGGCGTGCGCCAGATCGCCAGCATGTCGGCGACGGGTTCGGCCAGGATCGTCCGCGAGAAGGCCTCGACGCCGAACCTCCCCCGATATCCGTCGTCGAGGGCCTGCGTGACGAGCCGCGGGATGTCGACCGCCCCGCCCGAGAGCGCGCCGCGCCCCGACTGACCCAGCTCCAGATAGGCCAAGCGCGGCAGTGCGAGACGGATCGCTCCCGCGAGGTCCGACTCCTCGACGGCCATATGGAAGGTGTCGAGGTGGATGCGGAGGTTCTCCGACCCGCTCTCCTCGGCGAACCGCATCGCCTGCGCAGCGGTGTTCACCGCCGAGGTCTCGTAGCGGTTCAGCACCTCGAAGGTCATCGCGATGCCGAGATCCGCCGCCTCGTCGGCGACCGCGCCGACGAGGCGCGCGGCCTCCTCGAGGCGGCGCCGGGGCACGGGGGCTCCGGGCGAGCCGAAGATCCCGTACGGCACGCCGTTCATCTGATCGCCGCCGAGCTCGGCGGTCAGGCGCAGCGACTGCCGCAGCGCGGCGACGCCCGCCGCCCGCTCGTCCGGATCATCGGAGGAGACATCGGCACCGGGGGCCTGCCCGGCGATGGTGATGGGTGAGACGTGCCAGCGCTCGAGGCTGTCCCGCAGCCCGCGAGCATCCGTGGCGGCCGGATCGAGTGGCGGGAGGACGATCCGGTGGATGCCGAGATCGGCGAGCGCGGGGAGCGCCCGATCCAGGCTCTCGGGCGAGGCGTCGGCGACGAGCACATTGAGGTGGCACGCCACATCGAGGCTCATCGGGATTTCGGTGGAGCCGGTCATCAGAACACCGGGAGGTCCAGCCGCTGCTTGAACACCGAGTAGCCGTCGTCGACGTGCACCACCGTGCCGTTGATGACGTTCGCCTCGTCCGAGGCGAGGAAGGCCACCACGTCGGCGATCTCGGACGGCTGGGTCATGGTGTTGCGCAGCTGCTCCGAGGCGAACACCGTCTTCAGCTCGTCGCTGAACTGATTGATGATCGCCGTCCCGACCCGCCCTGGCGTGATCGCCACCACCCGGATGCCGTGCTCGGCCAGCTCGTACGCGGCAGAGCGGGTGAAGGAGATGACCGCCGCCTTGGCGGCGCTGTAGCTGAAGGCGAGTTCCGCTGCCTGCTCGCCGTAGATCGAGGAGGTGTTGATGATCACCCCGGGAGTCCCCTGGTCGCGGAACTGTCTCGCCGCGGCGAGGATGCCGTAGTACACGCCATCCTGATCCACGCGGATCATCGGCACGTAGTCCTTCGCCGGGTCGTGATCCAGGAGCGGCGTGCCGCCGGCGATGCCGGCGTTGTTGAAGATGACGTCGAGCTTGCCGAAGGTCGACACGGCGGTCGCGACCATCTGCTCCACCTCGGCGAAATCCGACACGTCGACCCGGCACGCCGCGGTCATGCCGGCATGGCCGGCGGCGTCCACCTCGGCGACGGCGCGCTCGGCCGCCTCGAGGGAGATGTCGGCGATGAGCACCTTCGCGCCCTCGCGGACGAACTTGTCGACGGTGGCGCGGCCGATACCGCTCGCGCCGCCGGTGATGACGGCGACCTTGCCTTCCAGGCGCATGGGGATTCCTTTCACTGGTGACCTCTCGCTGGTGGCGCTCGGGGGCGGGCCCCGAGAGAAGAGCCCGCCCCCGAGGATCTGCGTCAGCCGAGCTGGTCGGACGGGGTGATGTCGTCGGCGTTCTCGGTGGTGACCAGCGTCGTGGCCTCCTCCTCGAAGTTCGATGGCGCCGAG of the Microbacterium invictum genome contains:
- a CDS encoding SDR family NAD(P)-dependent oxidoreductase, with protein sequence MRLEGKVAVITGGASGIGRATVDKFVREGAKVLIADISLEAAERAVAEVDAAGHAGMTAACRVDVSDFAEVEQMVATAVSTFGKLDVIFNNAGIAGGTPLLDHDPAKDYVPMIRVDQDGVYYGILAAARQFRDQGTPGVIINTSSIYGEQAAELAFSYSAAKAAVISFTRSAAYELAEHGIRVVAITPGRVGTAIINQFSDELKTVFASEQLRNTMTQPSEIADVVAFLASDEANVINGTVVHVDDGYSVFKQRLDLPVF
- a CDS encoding sugar phosphate isomerase/epimerase family protein — translated: MTGSTEIPMSLDVACHLNVLVADASPESLDRALPALADLGIHRIVLPPLDPAATDARGLRDSLERWHVSPITIAGQAPGADVSSDDPDERAAGVAALRQSLRLTAELGGDQMNGVPYGIFGSPGAPVPRRRLEEAARLVGAVADEAADLGIAMTFEVLNRYETSAVNTAAQAMRFAEESGSENLRIHLDTFHMAVEESDLAGAIRLALPRLAYLELGQSGRGALSGGAVDIPRLVTQALDDGYRGRFGVEAFSRTILAEPVADMLAIWRTPYDDGIELVRDALRVIRSGWAASTAGRREIRLARGAMV